The Kitasatospora sp. NBC_01287 genome contains a region encoding:
- a CDS encoding diiron oxygenase — MAQPATPRETQHHTAVDDDVAARLLDSAAVLSYDPATEIDWAAPLPADAYGLNPEWSTLYGTPLWAEMTPEQRVTLTRHEVCSIMSTGIWFEMVLQQMVLRDQYLKNPGNAEFRFALTEIADECRHSIMFARLCEKMGSPAYRPPRAFAEAGRAFKSLASAELAYGGILVAEEVLDVMQRDWMRGENVLDIVRASSRIHVVEESRHMKFARQEIRERLRGASPARRRAGGVGIAAAAFVILSSMVNKRVYAAAGLDTERALAQVRANQHRKAMMRTSSAHLMAFLAETGLLSRPAAAIYRRVDML; from the coding sequence ATGGCACAGCCCGCCACACCACGAGAGACCCAGCACCACACGGCAGTTGACGACGACGTCGCGGCGCGGCTGCTCGACTCGGCGGCCGTGCTCTCCTACGACCCCGCCACCGAGATCGACTGGGCCGCGCCGCTCCCCGCCGACGCCTACGGGCTCAACCCCGAGTGGAGCACCCTCTACGGGACCCCGCTGTGGGCGGAGATGACGCCCGAGCAGCGGGTCACCCTCACCCGGCACGAGGTCTGCTCGATCATGAGCACCGGCATCTGGTTCGAGATGGTGCTGCAGCAGATGGTGCTGCGCGACCAGTACCTGAAGAACCCCGGGAACGCCGAGTTCAGGTTCGCCCTGACCGAGATCGCCGACGAGTGCCGGCACTCGATCATGTTCGCCCGGCTCTGCGAGAAGATGGGCTCCCCGGCCTACCGCCCGCCACGCGCGTTCGCCGAGGCCGGCCGCGCCTTCAAGTCGCTCGCCTCCGCCGAACTCGCCTACGGCGGCATCCTGGTGGCCGAGGAGGTGCTGGACGTCATGCAGCGCGACTGGATGCGCGGCGAGAACGTCCTGGACATCGTGCGCGCCTCCTCCCGGATCCATGTCGTCGAGGAGTCGCGGCACATGAAGTTCGCCCGCCAGGAGATCCGCGAGCGGCTGCGCGGCGCGAGCCCCGCGCGCCGGCGCGCCGGCGGCGTGGGCATCGCCGCCGCGGCGTTCGTGATCCTCTCCAGCATGGTGAACAAGCGCGTCTACGCGGCCGCCGGGCTCGACACCGAGCGCGCGCTCGCACAGGTGCGCGCCAACCAGCACCGCAAGGCGATGATGCGCACCAGCTCCGCCCACCTGATGGCCTTCCTCGCCGAGACCGGCCTGCTCTCCCGGCCCGCGGCCGCGATCTACCGTCGCGTCGACATGCTCTGA
- a CDS encoding DUF1508 domain-containing protein produces MSAHFEVYEDRAQHWRFRLKAGNGEIVAVGESYPTRNGAERGVDAVRRAAAEADVHVLDDGHR; encoded by the coding sequence GTGTCGGCGCACTTCGAGGTCTACGAGGACCGGGCCCAGCATTGGCGGTTCAGGTTGAAGGCCGGCAACGGCGAGATCGTCGCGGTCGGGGAGTCCTACCCGACCCGCAACGGGGCGGAGCGCGGTGTCGACGCGGTCAGGCGCGCGGCCGCCGAGGCCGATGTGCACGTCCTCGACGACGGCCATCGCTGA
- a CDS encoding peptidoglycan-binding protein → MATHREQVEALSRTIGSAYGMWGAGDLKDAVGQALKLDPPKGSPDALHALGTAYSSASTTVGGVQGAVSGLSKGLLPSAWTGRAGEKATEVIGAAGDDLDRIEAAFSQAGSAFTKLGDALAGAQALHAKGPGPLQQAHRLLDDITMGDLPDPLNWDDGKMHQAEAAAKEGIGHLLDAAEQAESAGHTLTETLNKLSGQAVAGRIKGGDLQAADKLVLADAATPDGPADVNGILSANDATRAGQFMDRMNPQDRASFDALLANARSPQERAYLLKTLAAGHGVAEITSFDLLIHAHGDDPEWLAQRLTPVQLASDDTTTGQDGNQEPDSYQGVSWTQGPHPTCVASSTVMARAMLDPMYTLQLTTGGHPGDPQFDSGPAFAKRLQDEQNRVYDDGRPFYADWPLVGYDGIDDPGSNKEANKEIAPATGAAYHDVALNSDDNRRDALSSVEGSVDQGRPVPVSIDGGGGGHQMMIIGHSGDKLEIYNPWGYTTWVSEDDFVHGHMNVALSGQDPQMRNVTSVRLPQ, encoded by the coding sequence ATGGCGACCCACCGCGAGCAGGTCGAGGCACTCAGCCGCACCATCGGCTCCGCGTACGGCATGTGGGGTGCCGGCGACCTCAAGGACGCGGTCGGCCAGGCCCTGAAGCTGGATCCGCCCAAGGGCTCGCCCGACGCGCTGCACGCGCTCGGCACCGCCTACAGCTCGGCCTCCACCACGGTCGGCGGGGTCCAGGGCGCGGTCAGCGGTCTGAGCAAGGGGCTGCTGCCGAGCGCGTGGACCGGCCGGGCGGGCGAGAAGGCCACCGAGGTGATCGGCGCGGCCGGGGACGACCTGGACCGGATCGAGGCCGCGTTCAGCCAGGCCGGCTCCGCCTTCACCAAGCTCGGCGACGCGCTGGCCGGCGCGCAGGCGCTGCACGCGAAGGGCCCCGGCCCGCTCCAGCAGGCCCACCGGCTGCTCGACGACATCACCATGGGTGACCTGCCCGACCCGCTGAACTGGGACGACGGCAAGATGCACCAGGCCGAGGCCGCCGCCAAGGAGGGCATCGGGCACCTGCTCGACGCGGCCGAGCAGGCCGAGAGCGCCGGGCACACCCTGACCGAGACGCTGAACAAGCTGTCCGGCCAGGCGGTGGCGGGGCGGATCAAGGGCGGCGACCTGCAGGCCGCCGACAAGCTGGTGCTGGCCGACGCCGCCACCCCGGACGGGCCCGCCGACGTCAACGGGATCCTGAGCGCCAACGACGCCACCCGGGCCGGCCAGTTCATGGACCGGATGAACCCGCAGGACCGGGCGAGCTTCGACGCCCTGCTGGCGAACGCGCGCTCCCCGCAGGAGCGGGCCTACCTGCTCAAGACCCTCGCCGCCGGGCACGGCGTCGCCGAGATCACGTCCTTCGACCTGCTGATCCACGCCCACGGCGACGACCCGGAGTGGCTGGCCCAGCGGCTGACGCCGGTTCAGCTGGCCTCCGACGACACCACCACCGGCCAGGACGGCAACCAGGAGCCCGACAGCTACCAGGGCGTCTCCTGGACCCAGGGGCCGCACCCGACCTGCGTCGCCTCCTCCACCGTGATGGCCAGGGCGATGCTCGACCCGATGTACACCTTGCAGCTCACCACCGGCGGTCACCCGGGCGACCCGCAGTTCGACAGCGGGCCGGCCTTCGCCAAGCGCCTGCAGGACGAGCAGAACCGGGTCTACGACGACGGCCGCCCGTTCTACGCCGACTGGCCGCTGGTCGGCTACGACGGCATCGACGACCCGGGCTCGAACAAGGAGGCCAACAAGGAGATCGCCCCCGCGACCGGCGCCGCGTACCACGATGTGGCACTCAACAGCGATGACAACCGGCGCGACGCCCTCTCCTCGGTCGAGGGCTCGGTCGACCAGGGCCGCCCCGTCCCCGTGTCGATCGACGGCGGTGGCGGCGGGCACCAGATGATGATCATCGGGCACAGCGGTGACAAGCTGGAGATCTACAACCCCTGGGGCTACACCACCTGGGTCAGCGAGGACGACTTCGTCCACGGCCACATGAACGTCGCGCTCTCCGGCCAGGATCCGCAGATGCGCAACGTCACCAGCGTCCGGCTCCCGCAGTGA
- a CDS encoding LysR family transcriptional regulator translates to MLERHELEAFLTLAEELHFGRTAERLRVSTARISQTIAKLERRVGVPLFHCTSRRVELTAVGEQLAAELRPAWERIGVAFGRAVESGRGLGGELRVAFVGSAAGPLLAEAARVFRQRHPDCEVGIREAQITQALPWLRAGEVDLALTTLPSHAPELVAGPVLVREPRMLAVPAGHPFTRASTLSVEDLARVKVLRLPDAGPDLVGEDWTPRHTPTGKPIEPGPVAATFNELLTLVGAGAGVFPVSAHVRRYYSRPDVAYLPFVDAAPVEWGLLWRADNATARVRAFSAAALDLVRGSGGAAGGDA, encoded by the coding sequence ATGCTGGAGCGGCACGAGCTGGAGGCCTTCCTGACGCTGGCCGAGGAACTGCACTTCGGCCGTACCGCCGAGCGGCTGCGGGTCTCCACGGCCCGGATCAGCCAGACGATCGCCAAGCTGGAGCGCCGGGTCGGCGTCCCGCTCTTCCACTGCACCAGTCGCCGGGTGGAACTGACGGCGGTGGGTGAGCAGTTGGCGGCGGAGCTGCGGCCAGCTTGGGAGCGGATCGGCGTCGCGTTCGGGCGGGCGGTCGAGTCCGGCCGCGGCCTGGGCGGGGAGTTGCGGGTCGCCTTCGTCGGGTCGGCGGCGGGCCCGCTGCTGGCCGAGGCCGCGCGGGTGTTCCGGCAGCGGCACCCTGACTGCGAGGTGGGGATCCGCGAGGCGCAGATCACGCAGGCGCTGCCGTGGCTGCGCGCCGGCGAGGTGGACCTCGCGCTGACCACCCTGCCCTCGCACGCGCCGGAGCTGGTGGCAGGTCCGGTCCTGGTGCGCGAGCCGCGCATGCTCGCGGTGCCGGCCGGGCATCCGTTCACCCGCGCCAGCACCCTCTCGGTCGAGGACCTGGCCCGCGTCAAGGTGTTGCGGCTGCCCGACGCCGGGCCGGACCTGGTGGGCGAGGACTGGACGCCGCGGCACACACCGACCGGGAAGCCGATCGAACCGGGGCCGGTGGCCGCCACCTTCAACGAGCTCCTGACGCTGGTCGGCGCCGGCGCCGGGGTCTTCCCCGTGAGTGCCCACGTCAGGCGCTACTACAGCCGTCCCGACGTCGCGTACCTGCCCTTCGTGGACGCCGCGCCGGTGGAGTGGGGCCTGCTGTGGCGCGCCGACAATGCCACGGCGCGGGTGCGGGCCTTCAGCGCGGCGGCGCTCGACCTGGTGCGCGGGTCGGGCGGGGCGGCGGGCGGGGATGCCTAG
- a CDS encoding dihydrofolate reductase family protein: MRIVISEFISLDGVVQAPGGAEEDTDGGFAHGGWSHPFFDPEVVGGAFNDALGKAEALLFGRRTWQTMAAAWPERAGDPFADRMNAIPKYVVSRTLGEAALTWQNTTGIPGEQAVARLRELHEKDGGDLLVMGSPTLVRTLLSEGLVDELRLMIMPVLLGGGKTIFPADGGRRPLELVSSVDSSTGTRVCTYRPVPEK; encoded by the coding sequence GTGCGCATCGTGATCAGTGAGTTCATCAGCCTCGACGGCGTCGTGCAGGCCCCGGGCGGCGCAGAGGAGGACACCGACGGCGGCTTCGCCCACGGCGGCTGGTCGCACCCGTTCTTCGACCCGGAGGTGGTGGGCGGCGCCTTCAACGACGCGCTCGGCAAGGCCGAGGCGCTGCTCTTCGGCCGCCGCACCTGGCAGACGATGGCCGCCGCGTGGCCCGAGCGGGCCGGTGACCCGTTCGCCGACCGGATGAACGCCATCCCGAAGTACGTCGTCTCCCGCACCCTGGGCGAGGCCGCGCTGACCTGGCAGAACACCACCGGCATCCCCGGTGAGCAGGCCGTCGCCCGCCTCCGCGAGCTGCACGAGAAGGACGGCGGCGACCTGCTCGTCATGGGCAGCCCCACCCTCGTCCGCACCCTGCTGAGCGAAGGCCTGGTCGACGAGCTCCGACTCATGATCATGCCGGTGCTCCTCGGCGGCGGAAAGACGATCTTCCCCGCCGACGGCGGGCGGCGGCCCCTGGAGCTGGTCTCCTCGGTCGACAGCAGCACGGGCACCAGGGTCTGCACCTACCGCCCGGTCCCCGAGAAGTAG
- a CDS encoding FAD-dependent oxidoreductase, which translates to MAYAITRTCCNDASCVSVCPVNCIHPTPDEPGFGTTELLFIDPAACIDCGACADACPVDAVLPVDRLTGPDAVYGELNARYYQEHPTDHAWGEPRFPRSLPPGFGALRVAIVGTGPAASYTAQTLLRTTGAEVTMIDRLPVAGGLLRHGVAPDHQSTKQIGAGFAGVLQHPRLRLHLNVEVGRDIGHADLTDHHHAVVYAVGAAADRRLDLPGEDLPGSLAATTVVGWYNAEPTVPADAVDLRAERIVIVGNGNVALDIARILLTDPDRLATTDIADHALAALRGSQVREVVLLARRGPEQAAWTRPEFLAMGQLPGVELVLDDQPQVREAVAAAPPGSKAALLADLAVESVDWSRPPRPGRRIVLRFFSAPTALLGEGRVEALRVAGTRLDDARVRRTGEELTIGAGLVVRSIGHRGVPVPGLPFDEAAGTIAQRDGRVVDPVTGRPLPGGYVVGWAKRGPSGGIGANRACAEQTLDALLDDAAARALPTPAGTGADFARLVRQRRPEAIGLRELRAVDRAERARGQAVGRPRVKLATVSDLLAAGRGSGRGFGRGFRRGFRRG; encoded by the coding sequence ATGGCCTACGCGATCACCAGGACCTGCTGCAACGACGCCTCGTGCGTCTCCGTCTGCCCGGTCAACTGCATCCACCCCACCCCCGACGAGCCGGGCTTCGGCACCACCGAACTGCTCTTCATCGACCCCGCCGCCTGCATCGACTGCGGGGCCTGCGCGGACGCCTGCCCGGTGGACGCCGTCCTCCCCGTGGACCGGCTCACCGGTCCCGACGCGGTCTACGGCGAGCTCAACGCCCGCTACTACCAGGAGCATCCCACCGACCACGCCTGGGGCGAGCCCCGGTTCCCCCGCAGCCTGCCGCCCGGGTTCGGCGCCCTGCGCGTCGCGATCGTCGGCACCGGACCGGCCGCGAGCTACACCGCTCAGACGCTGCTGCGCACCACCGGCGCCGAGGTCACGATGATCGACCGGCTGCCGGTGGCCGGCGGTCTGCTGCGCCACGGCGTCGCCCCCGACCACCAGTCGACCAAGCAGATCGGCGCGGGTTTCGCGGGTGTCCTCCAGCACCCGCGGCTGCGGCTGCACCTCAACGTCGAGGTCGGGCGGGACATCGGCCACGCCGATCTGACGGACCATCACCACGCCGTGGTCTACGCCGTGGGCGCGGCCGCCGACCGCCGCCTGGACCTGCCCGGCGAGGACCTCCCGGGCAGTCTGGCGGCGACCACGGTGGTGGGTTGGTACAACGCCGAGCCGACCGTGCCCGCCGACGCCGTCGACCTGCGCGCCGAGCGGATCGTCATCGTCGGCAACGGCAATGTGGCGCTGGACATCGCCCGGATCCTGCTCACCGACCCCGACCGGCTCGCCACCACCGACATCGCCGACCACGCGCTGGCCGCCCTGCGCGGCAGCCAGGTGCGCGAGGTGGTGCTGCTGGCCCGCCGTGGACCCGAGCAGGCGGCCTGGACCAGGCCCGAGTTCCTGGCCATGGGCCAACTGCCCGGCGTCGAACTGGTGCTGGACGACCAGCCGCAGGTGCGCGAGGCCGTCGCCGCCGCGCCGCCCGGCAGCAAGGCGGCGCTGCTGGCCGACCTGGCCGTCGAGTCCGTGGACTGGTCGCGGCCACCGCGCCCGGGCCGGCGGATCGTGCTGCGCTTCTTCTCCGCGCCCACGGCGCTGCTCGGCGAGGGCCGCGTCGAGGCGCTGCGGGTCGCCGGCACCCGTCTCGACGACGCACGGGTGCGGCGGACCGGCGAGGAGCTGACCATCGGCGCGGGCCTGGTCGTGCGGTCCATCGGCCACCGGGGCGTCCCGGTGCCGGGCCTGCCGTTCGACGAGGCCGCCGGCACCATCGCGCAGCGCGACGGCCGGGTGGTCGACCCGGTCACCGGCCGGCCGCTGCCCGGCGGCTACGTGGTGGGGTGGGCCAAGCGTGGACCCTCGGGCGGGATCGGCGCCAACCGCGCCTGCGCGGAGCAGACCCTCGACGCCCTGCTCGACGACGCCGCCGCCCGCGCCCTGCCCACCCCGGCGGGCACCGGCGCGGACTTCGCCCGGCTGGTCCGGCAGCGGCGGCCGGAGGCGATCGGACTGCGCGAGCTGCGGGCCGTCGACCGCGCCGAACGGGCCCGCGGCCAGGCGGTCGGCCGCCCCCGCGTCAAGCTCGCCACCGTCTCCGACCTGCTCGCCGCCGGACGCGGGTCAGGGCGCGGCTTCGGGCGCGGCTTCAGGCGCGGCTTCAGGCGCGGCTGA
- a CDS encoding WXG100 family type VII secretion target, translating to MITAASIIRGQHWEGQMGDQPPSGPGPGYTVDYATLTAAANTLEQAAGDLATTSGKLAHPPAFTADTFGDYGAADAARGFVGAWQDEVQVDHDAIAQLADKVRQSAANYQAGDAAAATGFGGQ from the coding sequence ATGATCACAGCCGCGTCCATCATCCGCGGACAGCACTGGGAGGGGCAGATGGGCGATCAGCCGCCAAGCGGGCCAGGGCCCGGATACACCGTCGACTACGCCACGTTGACCGCTGCCGCGAACACGCTGGAGCAGGCGGCGGGCGACCTGGCCACCACCTCGGGCAAGCTCGCCCACCCGCCGGCGTTCACCGCGGACACCTTCGGCGACTACGGCGCGGCGGACGCGGCCCGGGGCTTCGTCGGCGCCTGGCAGGACGAGGTCCAGGTGGACCACGACGCGATCGCGCAGCTGGCCGACAAGGTCCGCCAGAGCGCGGCGAACTACCAGGCCGGGGACGCCGCCGCGGCGACCGGGTTCGGCGGGCAGTGA
- a CDS encoding phosphocholine-specific phospholipase C, whose amino-acid sequence MTPVTRRTFLGSAAALGAAIGLDSLPGAAPRAAAATTGTITDVKHVVVLMQENRSFDHYFGAMKGVRGFGDRATIQLAGGNSVFNQPNGSGRQYPWQLSATSTWWWGSSGETLAQCDGSLDHSWSTQHQAWNNGKMDSWIAAKGSNRTMGYMARADLPFHYALADAYTICDAYHCSILSATGPNRTYLWSGTIDPNATAGGAAYDGGSESGLHWQTYAEALQNAGVSWKVYQNAGDNFGDNALAYFNQFTSAPSSSPLSQHGMGSVPSTGSTPDDIAAAIKADSLAGTLPQVSWVVANQLFSEHPDGPPENGAHFVNLVLQALSANPDTFNSTVLFLNYDENDGFFDHVPPPVAPAGTADEFYSGTNIGLGFRVPMVVASPWTRGGFVDSQVYDHTSVIRFLETWTAALGTPATCPNISAWRRQVCGDLTGAFDFTKPVYGLPALPDTSATISQATANVQINPSPGSNAMPAQEAGTKPARALPYQPNAWVDRIEYDANNQIQLWLDLANQGPQATAWAHYSVYANAYRTDGPWQYTVAPYNARTGADGSTSTPINIGANYGNGQYDLTVVGPNRFLRHFAGNATTAGKAAEATTSYAPAPNTGQQALWFNMANTGTSTVTFTITSNNYRTDGPWTYQVAPGATASDYFNAVSLAGGWYDFTVTVSGDSSWSRRATGHIETGAASVSG is encoded by the coding sequence GTGACACCCGTCACCCGCCGTACCTTCCTCGGCTCCGCCGCCGCGCTCGGCGCCGCCATCGGCCTCGACTCCCTGCCCGGTGCCGCGCCCCGCGCGGCCGCGGCGACCACGGGGACGATCACCGACGTCAAGCACGTCGTCGTACTCATGCAGGAGAACCGCAGCTTCGACCACTACTTCGGTGCGATGAAGGGTGTGCGCGGCTTCGGCGACCGGGCCACCATCCAGCTGGCCGGCGGCAACAGCGTCTTCAACCAGCCCAACGGCAGCGGCCGGCAGTACCCGTGGCAGCTCAGCGCGACGAGTACCTGGTGGTGGGGCAGCAGCGGCGAGACGCTGGCGCAGTGCGACGGCTCGCTCGACCACTCCTGGTCCACCCAGCACCAGGCCTGGAACAACGGCAAGATGGACTCCTGGATCGCCGCCAAGGGCTCGAACCGGACGATGGGGTACATGGCCCGCGCGGACCTCCCGTTCCACTACGCGCTGGCCGACGCCTACACCATCTGCGACGCGTACCACTGCTCGATCCTCTCGGCGACCGGCCCCAACCGCACCTACCTCTGGTCCGGCACGATCGACCCCAACGCCACCGCGGGCGGCGCGGCCTACGACGGCGGCAGCGAGAGCGGCCTGCACTGGCAGACCTACGCCGAGGCCCTGCAGAACGCCGGCGTGAGCTGGAAGGTCTACCAGAACGCCGGCGACAACTTCGGCGACAACGCTCTGGCCTACTTCAACCAGTTCACCAGCGCGCCGAGTTCGAGCCCGCTGAGCCAGCACGGCATGGGCTCGGTGCCCAGCACCGGCTCGACGCCGGACGACATAGCCGCCGCGATCAAGGCCGACTCGCTCGCGGGCACCCTGCCGCAGGTCTCCTGGGTGGTGGCCAACCAGCTCTTCTCCGAGCACCCGGACGGCCCGCCGGAGAACGGTGCGCACTTCGTCAACCTGGTGCTGCAGGCGCTGTCGGCCAACCCCGACACCTTCAACTCCACCGTCCTGTTCCTCAACTACGACGAGAACGACGGGTTCTTCGACCACGTGCCGCCGCCGGTCGCCCCCGCCGGGACGGCCGACGAGTTCTACTCCGGCACCAACATCGGCCTCGGCTTCCGGGTCCCGATGGTCGTCGCCTCGCCGTGGACCCGCGGCGGCTTCGTGGACTCCCAGGTCTACGACCACACCAGCGTGATCCGCTTCCTGGAGACCTGGACCGCCGCCCTGGGCACCCCGGCCACCTGCCCGAACATCAGCGCCTGGCGCCGCCAGGTCTGCGGGGACCTCACCGGGGCCTTCGACTTCACCAAGCCCGTGTACGGACTCCCCGCGCTGCCGGACACCAGCGCCACGATCAGCCAGGCCACCGCCAACGTGCAGATCAACCCGAGCCCGGGCAGCAACGCGATGCCGGCCCAGGAGGCCGGCACCAAGCCCGCCCGCGCGCTGCCCTACCAGCCCAACGCCTGGGTGGACCGGATCGAGTACGACGCCAACAACCAGATCCAGCTCTGGCTGGACCTGGCCAACCAGGGCCCGCAGGCCACCGCCTGGGCGCACTACTCGGTCTACGCCAACGCCTACCGCACCGACGGGCCCTGGCAGTACACCGTCGCGCCGTACAACGCCCGGACCGGCGCCGACGGGAGCACCAGCACGCCCATCAACATCGGTGCCAACTACGGCAACGGGCAGTACGACCTGACCGTGGTCGGCCCCAACCGGTTCCTGCGGCACTTCGCCGGCAACGCGACCACCGCGGGGAAGGCTGCGGAGGCCACGACGTCGTACGCGCCGGCGCCGAACACCGGCCAGCAGGCGCTCTGGTTCAACATGGCCAACACCGGCACCAGCACGGTGACCTTCACCATCACCTCGAACAACTACCGTACCGACGGCCCGTGGACCTACCAGGTCGCCCCCGGCGCCACCGCCTCGGACTACTTCAACGCCGTCTCGCTGGCGGGCGGCTGGTACGACTTCACCGTCACCGTCAGCGGTGACAGCAGCTGGAGCCGCCGGGCCACCGGCCACATCGAGACCGGAGCCGCGAGCGTCAGCGGCTGA
- a CDS encoding nuclear transport factor 2 family protein: MYVTRDRALTAPAHDTAAVVAELRDRTEITDALHRFALGQDLKDRELFASAFAADAELDFRPAAAAWGAQPPLMTGREFIVTTILGMFEGRVETTHQVTNARIAIEGDTAHLTALVEAQHLLTADRATHALLKNPYDVELVRDGAARWVIRRLRIANTWYTGDPTAIFG; this comes from the coding sequence ATGTACGTCACCCGCGACCGCGCCCTGACCGCCCCGGCCCACGACACCGCGGCGGTCGTCGCGGAGCTCAGGGACCGCACGGAGATCACCGACGCGCTCCACCGCTTCGCCCTCGGCCAGGACCTCAAGGACCGCGAGCTGTTCGCCTCGGCCTTCGCCGCCGACGCCGAGCTGGACTTCCGGCCGGCCGCCGCCGCGTGGGGGGCCCAACCGCCGCTGATGACCGGGCGGGAGTTCATCGTCACCACCATCCTGGGCATGTTCGAGGGGCGGGTGGAGACCACGCACCAGGTCACCAACGCCCGGATCGCCATCGAGGGCGACACCGCGCACCTCACCGCCCTGGTCGAGGCCCAGCACCTGCTCACCGCCGACCGCGCCACCCACGCCCTGCTGAAGAACCCGTACGACGTCGAGCTGGTCCGCGACGGCGCCGCCCGCTGGGTGATCCGCCGCCTGCGCATCGCCAACACCTGGTACACCGGCGACCCCACCGCGATCTTCGGCTGA
- a CDS encoding DoxX family protein: protein MSTSFVVVTLLAAALVSFSAVSVLLRAKWVVEPLAEYRIPQTWLPWLGAAKAAGAAGLLAGLLVPAVGLLAGIGLVLYFCGAVIAVVRARFYGHIPFPLIYLAPVAVALALR, encoded by the coding sequence GTGTCCACCTCTTTCGTCGTCGTGACCCTGCTGGCCGCCGCCCTGGTCTCCTTCTCCGCCGTCTCCGTCCTGCTGCGCGCGAAGTGGGTCGTGGAGCCGCTGGCCGAGTACCGCATCCCGCAGACCTGGCTGCCGTGGCTCGGCGCCGCGAAGGCCGCGGGGGCGGCGGGCCTGCTGGCCGGCCTGCTGGTGCCCGCCGTCGGCCTGCTGGCCGGGATCGGCCTGGTGCTCTACTTCTGCGGCGCGGTGATCGCCGTGGTCCGCGCCCGGTTCTACGGCCACATCCCGTTCCCGCTGATCTACCTGGCGCCGGTGGCCGTCGCCCTGGCGCTGCGGTGA